Proteins found in one Clostridium butyricum genomic segment:
- a CDS encoding LacI family DNA-binding transcriptional regulator, producing MAKITMKDIAERVGVSKTTVSMVINKKDGSISEETKQKIYDVIKETGYIPNNIARGLNTMKSGTIAIIVPDISNPFFSELSRAVEDTANKLGYNVLLCNSDNNTKKEQKYVELLISKLIDGTILIPGNKSEDSARILKANGIPFVFVDRCIDGFEGYPGIYFNNKEGVKVGIEYLYNKGKRKIAFVSGPVEININRQRLEGYKKIMKQYEIFNENLIFEGKFSLEGGIDITNTILDSNEEIDSIFYCNDVMAIGGMKALKRRGYHIPNDISIMGFDGIKLSKMIEPELTTVQQPIYEMGEKACKLIIKLIDSESNKDKSVYFEPEIVVGGTV from the coding sequence ATGGCAAAAATTACTATGAAAGACATTGCAGAAAGAGTAGGAGTATCAAAAACAACTGTATCAATGGTTATTAACAAAAAAGATGGAAGTATAAGTGAAGAAACAAAACAGAAAATATATGATGTTATAAAAGAGACTGGGTATATACCTAATAATATTGCAAGAGGTCTAAACACTATGAAATCTGGAACTATTGCAATAATTGTGCCAGATATATCAAATCCATTTTTCTCAGAATTATCTAGGGCTGTTGAAGATACTGCTAATAAGTTGGGATATAATGTATTATTATGCAATTCAGATAATAATACAAAAAAAGAACAAAAATATGTGGAACTATTGATAAGTAAGCTTATAGATGGAACCATATTAATACCAGGAAATAAGAGTGAAGATAGTGCAAGAATATTAAAAGCTAATGGTATTCCTTTTGTATTTGTAGATAGATGTATCGATGGATTTGAAGGATATCCAGGTATATACTTCAATAATAAAGAAGGAGTAAAAGTTGGTATAGAATATCTATACAATAAGGGAAAAAGAAAGATAGCATTTGTTTCTGGTCCAGTTGAAATAAATATTAATAGGCAGAGACTTGAAGGATATAAAAAGATAATGAAACAATATGAAATTTTCAATGAAAATTTAATTTTTGAAGGTAAATTTTCATTAGAAGGTGGAATAGATATAACTAATACCATTCTTGATAGTAATGAAGAAATTGACAGCATTTTTTACTGTAATGATGTAATGGCTATAGGTGGCATGAAAGCCCTTAAGAGAAGGGGATACCATATACCAAATGATATTTCTATAATGGGGTTTGATGGAATAAAATTATCTAAAATGATAGAGCCAGAATTAACAACTGTTCAGCAGCCAATATATGAAATGGGAGAAAAAGCTTGTAAATTGATAATAAAGCTTATTGATTCAGAATCTAATAAAGATAAAAGTGTATATTTTGAGCCTGAAATTGTTGTTGGTGGTACAGTATAG
- the nrdG gene encoding anaerobic ribonucleoside-triphosphate reductase activating protein yields the protein MYYSKIKFNDVANGPGLRLSLFTSGCTHHCKGCFQPETWNFKNGEPFTLETQKYIIEKSKNKYIAGLSLLGGDPLDNVDGILPLLQEYRKTFAATKSIWLWTGYLFEEILKDDLKSKVLPFIDVIIDGKFEENLKDITLKYKGSTNQRVIDVKKSVDTHTVVLYE from the coding sequence ATGTATTATTCAAAAATTAAATTTAATGATGTTGCAAATGGTCCAGGATTAAGATTAAGTCTATTTACTTCTGGCTGTACTCATCACTGCAAAGGTTGTTTTCAACCTGAAACCTGGAATTTTAAAAATGGAGAGCCTTTTACTTTAGAAACACAGAAATATATTATTGAAAAAAGCAAAAATAAATATATTGCTGGTCTGTCACTTTTAGGGGGAGATCCCCTTGACAATGTTGATGGAATACTTCCACTTTTGCAAGAATACAGAAAGACATTCGCTGCAACTAAAAGTATATGGCTTTGGACAGGATATCTATTTGAAGAAATTCTTAAAGATGATCTTAAGTCAAAAGTACTTCCATTTATTGATGTTATCATCGATGGAAAGTTTGAAGAAAATTTAAAAGATATAACTCTCAAATATAAGGGAAGTACTAATCAAAGAGTAATAGATGTAAAAAAAAGTGTTGATACTCATACAGTAGTTTTATATGAGTAA